A single genomic interval of Sebastes umbrosus isolate fSebUmb1 chromosome 9, fSebUmb1.pri, whole genome shotgun sequence harbors:
- the zgc:162144 gene encoding RD3 domain-containing protein, with protein sequence MTMFPWSAVFSLEPKVPGQRSSEELVTNTLMLELGAMVKRTERIRLERATEGRRRRRSSSSTADYSWLATAPTPQPYELTPNDLLELQDICAKVPPAQCGPVIVRFRRVVSQMEPDVQEVPRLFRSVIRDCMDELIGSEDSQTQDSVFEKQQRSKSLSFVTFRSKFRAGQFFRAGSMRGSRGNLEQQVDWSDEEEEDGEGEEEEAIKARARKGRSMSMPEIGPLEQSAHG encoded by the exons ATGACG ATGTTTCCCTGGTCTGCTGTTTTCTCCCTCGAGCCCAAAGTGCCCGGTCAGCGTTCCTCTGAGGAGTTGGTGACCAACACTTTGATGTTAGAACTGGGGGCCATGGTGAAGCGCACTGAACGTATCCGCTTGGAGCGGGCGACAGAGGGTCGCCGCCGCCGtcgcagctcctcctccacagcCGACTACAGCTGGCTGGCCACGGCCCCGACCCCGCAGCCCTACGAGCTGACCCCAAACGACCTGCTGGAGCTGCAGGACATCTGTGCCAAAGTCCCTCCTGCACAGTGTGGTCCTGTGATCGTCAG GTTCAGGAGGGTGGTGTCGCAGATGGAGCCTGATGTTCAAGAGGTACCCCGGCTGTTTCGCTCAGTGATACGCGATTGCATGGACGAGTTGATCGGGAGCGAAGACTCGCAGACGCAGGACAGCGTCTTCGAGAAGCAGCAGCGCAGCAAGAGCCTCTCTTTCGTCACTTTCCGCAGCAAGTTCCGCGCGGGTCAGTTCTTCAGGGCCGGCAGCATGAGAGGCTCCAGGGGGAATCTGGAGCAGCAGGTGGATTGGTccgacgaggaggaggaggacggagaaggggaggaggaggaggccatcAAGGCCAGAGCAAGGAAGGGGAGGAGCATGAGCATGCCGGAGATCGGCCCTTTAGAGCAGAGCGCCCATGGGTGA
- the stx5a gene encoding syntaxin-5a isoform X2 has translation MTCRDRTLEFQSACKSLQGRPNGVQPSKPILNALRQRSDFTVMAKRIGKDLSNTFAKLEKLTILAKRKSLFDDKAIEIEELTYIIKQDINSLNKQIAQLQDLVRSRGAPGGRHIQTHSNTIVVSLQSKLASMSNDFKSVLEVRTENLKQQRSRREQFSQPPVSSSPSMTNNFKSSVLMQDESRSMGDVAIDMDSQTNPLQLQLIDEQDSYIQSRSDTMQNIESTIVELGSIFQQLAHMVKEQEETIQRIDANVEDTQLNVEAAHTEILKYFQSVSSNRWLMIKIFLVLVVFFIIFVVFFA, from the exons ATGACGTGCCGTGACCGGACCCTTGAGTTCCAGTCAGCCTGTAAATCTCTCCAGGGCAGACCG AATGGAGTCCAGCCCAGTAAACCAATTCTCAACGCCCTCAGGCAGCGGAGTGACTTCACAGTTATGGCCAA GAGAATTGGAAAAGACTTGAGCAATACATTTGCCAAACTGGAAAAGCTCACTATTC TGGCAAAAAGAAAATCTCTATTTGACGACAAGGCAATCGAGATCGAGGAGCTAACGTACATCATTAAACAA gACATCAACAGTCTAAACAAACAGATAGCACAGCTGCAGGACCTGGTGAGGTCCCGCGGAGCTCCGGGTGGCCGACACATCCAAACCCACTCTAACACTATAGTGGTGTCATTACAG TCCAAACTGGCTTCAATGTCCAATGACTTCAAATCAGTCCTAGAAGTCAGAACAGAG AACCTGAAGCAGCAGCGCAGCAGGAGAGAGCAGTTCTCCCAGCCCCCTGTCTCGTCTTCTCCTTCGATGACCAACAACTTCA AGAGCTCGGTCCTGATGCAGGATGAGTCCAGGAGTATGGGGGATGTAGCCATCGATATGGACTCTCAGACCAATCCCTTACAACTCCAGCTTATTGATGAGCAG GACTCGTACATCCAGAGCCGTTCGGATACCATGCAGAACATTGAGAGCACCATTGTGGAGCTGGGCTCTATATTCCAGCAGCTGGCACACATGGTCAAGGAGCAAGAGGAGACCATCCAGAG GATCGACGCTAACGTGGAGGACACCCAGCTGAACGTGGAGGCCGCCCACACAGAGATCCTCAAATACTTCCAGTCAGTCTCTTCCAACCGCTGGCTGATGATCAAGATCTTTCTCGTCCTCGTcgtcttcttcatcatctttgTCGTCTTCTTTGCTTAA
- the stx5a gene encoding syntaxin-5a isoform X1: MTCRDRTLEFQSACKSLQGRPNGVQPSKPILNALRQRSDFTVMAKRIGKDLSNTFAKLEKLTILAKRKSLFDDKAIEIEELTYIIKQDINSLNKQIAQLQDLVRSRGAPGGRHIQTHSNTIVVSLQSKLASMSNDFKSVLEVRTENLKQQRSRREQFSQPPVSSSPSMTNNFRSRKKGAQEPHAAREPRHGYQGNTTSNLKESSVLMQDESRSMGDVAIDMDSQTNPLQLQLIDEQDSYIQSRSDTMQNIESTIVELGSIFQQLAHMVKEQEETIQRIDANVEDTQLNVEAAHTEILKYFQSVSSNRWLMIKIFLVLVVFFIIFVVFFA; encoded by the exons ATGACGTGCCGTGACCGGACCCTTGAGTTCCAGTCAGCCTGTAAATCTCTCCAGGGCAGACCG AATGGAGTCCAGCCCAGTAAACCAATTCTCAACGCCCTCAGGCAGCGGAGTGACTTCACAGTTATGGCCAA GAGAATTGGAAAAGACTTGAGCAATACATTTGCCAAACTGGAAAAGCTCACTATTC TGGCAAAAAGAAAATCTCTATTTGACGACAAGGCAATCGAGATCGAGGAGCTAACGTACATCATTAAACAA gACATCAACAGTCTAAACAAACAGATAGCACAGCTGCAGGACCTGGTGAGGTCCCGCGGAGCTCCGGGTGGCCGACACATCCAAACCCACTCTAACACTATAGTGGTGTCATTACAG TCCAAACTGGCTTCAATGTCCAATGACTTCAAATCAGTCCTAGAAGTCAGAACAGAG AACCTGAAGCAGCAGCGCAGCAGGAGAGAGCAGTTCTCCCAGCCCCCTGTCTCGTCTTCTCCTTCGATGACCAACAACTTCA ggAGCCGCAAAAAAGGGGCCCAGGAGCCGCATGCAGCTCGCGAGCCGCGACACGGTTACCAGGGCAATACAACCTCAAATTTAAAAG AGAGCTCGGTCCTGATGCAGGATGAGTCCAGGAGTATGGGGGATGTAGCCATCGATATGGACTCTCAGACCAATCCCTTACAACTCCAGCTTATTGATGAGCAG GACTCGTACATCCAGAGCCGTTCGGATACCATGCAGAACATTGAGAGCACCATTGTGGAGCTGGGCTCTATATTCCAGCAGCTGGCACACATGGTCAAGGAGCAAGAGGAGACCATCCAGAG GATCGACGCTAACGTGGAGGACACCCAGCTGAACGTGGAGGCCGCCCACACAGAGATCCTCAAATACTTCCAGTCAGTCTCTTCCAACCGCTGGCTGATGATCAAGATCTTTCTCGTCCTCGTcgtcttcttcatcatctttgTCGTCTTCTTTGCTTAA